The following proteins come from a genomic window of Metarhizium brunneum chromosome 2, complete sequence:
- the Cenpv gene encoding Centromere protein V, translating into MASEDNTRQPLRTYRGNCHCKAFVYEVQLPEIKAVKQCNCSICHKKGYLWVLAQETGHFKIVKGGEDTLSSYTFNTKNRIHKFCPTCASPVMAVAKQAPPNRTIGINVHTLQNVDTWALQKERIDWAKVEPMYIVPEHKGAEPSANIEGGKLYKGGCHCGAVTVAVMSKPLDETFEDGGLECNCSICERNGYVWMYPLDEQVVLHAEEPANIGRYAFSMHMFNKTFCKICGVNLTNEYNADQNEEQKARRPEQAEKWEAWARRHHPVNLRVLPEVDISKMSRRYGKGYTGIPLLYENP; encoded by the exons ATGGCCTCTGAAGACAACACGCGGCAGCCGCTTCGCACATATCGCGGCAACTGCCACTGCAAGGCATTCGTATATGAGGTTCAACTACCTGAAATCAAGGCAGTAAAGCAATGCAATTGCAGCATCTGCCATAAAAAGGGCTACCTGTGGGTGCTTGCCCAGGAGACTGGCCACTTCAAGATTGTCAAGGGGGGTGAAGACACGCTCTCCAGCTATActttcaacaccaagaacCGTATTCACAAG TTTTGCCCGACATGCGCAAGCCCAGTTATGGCTGTGGCTAAACAGGCGCCTCCCAACAGAACAATAGGCATAAAT GTACATACCCTTCAAAATGTCGATACGTGGGCGCTGCAGAAAGAACG GATCGACTGGGCCAAAGTTGAGCCCATGTATATAGTCCCTGAGCACAAGGGAGCCGAACCAAGTGCAAATATCGAGGGCGGGAAATTATACAAAGGTGGCTGTCACTGTGGTGCCGTCACTGTCGCGGTGATGAGCAAGCCACTCGACGAGACgtttgaagacggcggcctcgaATGTAATTGCAGCATTTGCGAACGG AACGGTTACGTTTGGATGTACCCCCTCGACGAGCAGGTCGTTCTCCACGCCGAGGAGCCGGCCAATATCGGACGATACGCCTTCTCCATGCACATGTTTAACAAGACATTTTGTAAAATCTGCGGTGTCAACCTCACCAACGAGTACAACGCCGACCAGAATGAGGAACAGAAAGCCAGGCGCCCGGAACAAGCCGAGAAGTGGGAGGCATGGGCACGGCGTCACCACCCTGTCAACCTTCGTGTGCTGCCCGAGGTGGACATCTCCAAGATGAGCCGGCGCTATGGCAAAGGGTATACAGGGATACCACTACTATACGAGAACCCGTGA
- the FMP25 gene encoding Protein FMP25 — protein sequence MISSRVALRRAGHIRWSCQPRFTARRQWARYNSDSSKGPAHRQGGNPFARAAVYAGVFGLAAAGAYYYPELKESFSTEEEAIEPSKAQPRFEKSRRQPISKEDNRDIISSQHLQVKNSWEHPGVYAWGSNSGKVIDPESNDKYVKLPRRISFFNDQILRDLKLTHSFGAAVNEKGDLIQWGLGFSSSDPKPVTTLRGKDLAKIEVSTDRIIALSRKGDVYSVPSSRDDLEGGVKETRQKSSWSLWSSTGKEAINFRNLTPSGLGWGERVIDISSGLEHCIMLTSKGRVFTAASSAIAYPSKGQMGIAGLTWETRPKGPYDQPHELLSLKGFEATAIASGDYHSVILDKLGRIFSFGDNTFGQLGFTMDSGLPYATTPSMIPVDKLYAASGMVPKATSIKAGGTNTFFTVDASAPTTAVESRSMVPAKRMPGTISDLWVCGQGVAGTLGTGKWTHVSIAPTKIKALSSLFEFDEETNKNVPIKLKALSVGSTHCAAVMDNITKTNTSSSGSENETNWGADVLFWGGNEYYQLGTGKRTNMNTPTYIGPLDGGEGDANKRRKGEMHRLCLTPKQTVRIGEGGKGRKVTLEQKVECGRLVTGVYSAV from the coding sequence ATGATTTCTTCTAGGGTGGCTCTCAGACGGGCTGGCCATATTCGATGGTCATGCCAACCACGTTTCACTGCCCGCCGCCAATGGGCGCGATATAACAGCGACAGCTCCAAGGGGCCCGCGCATAGGCAAGGCGGAAATCCCTTCGCGCGGGCAGCCGTCTATGCTGGTGTGTTTGGTTTGGCAGCTGCGGGAGCTTATTACTATCCCGAGCTCAAGGAAAGTTTTTcaacagaagaagaagctatCGAGCCCTCAAAAGCCCAACCAAGGTTCGAGAAGTCTCGCAGGCAACCCATATCAAAGGAGGATAACCGAGATATCATCAGTTCTCAACACCTGCAGGTCAAGAATAGCTGGGAGCACCCAGGAGTCTATGCTTGGGGGTCAAACAGTGGCAAGGTTATCGACCCGGAGTCTAATGATAAGTACGTCAAGCTGCCCCGACGAATATCCTTCTTCAACGACCAAATCCTCAGGGATTTGAAGCTCACCCATAGTTTTGGGGCGGCCGTCAATGAGAAGGGCGACTTGATTCAATGGGGACTTGGCTTTTCGAGCAGTGACCCGAAGCCGGTGACTACACTGAGGGGCAAGGATCTAGCCAAGATCGAGGTGTCTACTGACCGAATCATTGCCTTGTCTCGAAAGGGTGATGTATACTCTGTCCCATCGTCCAGGGACGATCTGGAAGGCGGGGTTAAGGAGACTCGGCAAAAGAGCTCCTGGTCATTATGGAGCTCTACCGGCAAGGAAGCCATCAACTTCCGCAACCTAACACCAAGTGGCTTGGGCTGGGGCGAGAGGGTTATCGACATCAGCAGCGGACTTGAGCACTGCATTATGTTGACGTCAAAGGGACGTGTCTTCACCGCTGCCTCGAGCGCTATTGCGTATCCCTCCAAGGGTCAGATGGGAATTGCCGGTCTTACTTGGGAAACCCGGCCGAAAGGTCCATACGATCAGCCTCATGAACTCTTGTCGCTAAAGGGCTTTGAAGCGACGGCCATTGCCTCGGGGGACTATCATTCGGTGATTTTGGACAAGCTGGGCAGAATCTTCTCCTTTGGTGACAACACATTTGGCCAGCTCGGATTCACAATGGACTCCGGCCTGCCCTACGCTACCACTCCCTCCATGATTCCTGTCGACAAACTGTATGCCGCCTCGGGGATGGTACCAAAGGCCACGTCTATCAAGGCCGGAGGAACCAACACCTTCTTCACAGTTGATGCTAGCGCGCCAACTACGGCGGTTGAGTCTCGGAGTATGGTTCCAGCCAAGCGGATGCCAGGAACAATTTCTGACCTGTGGGTGTGTGGTCAAGGTGTTGCAGGCACATTAGGGACTGGCAAATGGACTCATGTTTCCATCGCGCCTACAAAGATTAAAGCACTTTCATCTCTTTTTGAGTTTGACGAGGAGACAAACAAGAACGTGCCAATTAAGCTGAAGGCACTCAGTGTTGGAAGTACCCactgcgccgccgtcatggatAACATAACGAAAACAAACACGTCAAGCAGCGGTTCTGAAAACGAAACGAACTGGGGTGCTGATGTTTTGTTCTGGGGTGGCAATGAATACTACCAATTGGGCACTGGGAAAAGGACGAATATGAACACACCGACATATATTGGACCTTTGGATGGCGGCGAAGGGGATGCAAACAAGAGAAGGAAAGGAGAGATGCACCGCCTCTGCCTTACTCCAAAACAGACGGTTCGTATCGGAGAAGGCGGAAAGGGCCGCAAGGTTACGTTGGAGCAAAAGGTGGAATGCGGCCGGCTGGTTACCGGGGTGTACTCGGCCGTTTAA
- the pyp2 gene encoding Tyrosine-protein phosphatase 2: MDKLPRLRRKPKPPAIETSVDRTSSDTAESTFTTEITSQPSPQKASMRKSPLRNLKLRVNAKRARTHSPVARLSSSPVVAVFSQDGVAPRSVTDEGSSVNGRPRPIMPAFLNTSMHGIEAKFQELTWAERNRLAQGARPDAPTNFRWSSFKQTDGLQRGVMDRYINIKPWNHNRVKLQVPEEEFDYVNASTIVLNPLSDNSLPPLRYIAMQGPTLPSFNYVWRMVAEQTSSPAVIVQLTSMTEGGAIKCNQYFPDSKEDATWDLNKDNIWNDNWRAQLSFESLEELANGAIEKRKLLLDVEGEAEPRIVWHLLYTRWPDYGVPTVDDMDSFFELMTISRDHTEPSNPRIIHCSAGVGRTGTFISLEHLMRELDGGKLEATETNCKTLPDLIYDTVDNLRQQRRCMVQSEIQYRFLYEVMKKLWQDRYGAVLDGHDADRTGNSEPAAKRLEVADSFPVSDDDDST; this comes from the exons ATGGACAAACTGCCCCGACTACGGCGGAAACCGAAACCTCCAGCCATCGAAACGTCTGTCGATCGCACGAGCAGCGACACCGCCGAAAGCACCTTTACCACCGAAATCACAAGTCAGCCTTCGCCGCAAAAGGCCTCCATGAGGAAGTCACCTTTGCGAAATCTCAAGTTGCGTGTGAATGCTAAGCGCGCGAGAACACACTCTCCAGTTGCTCGGCTATCGAGCTCGCCAGTCGTTGCCGTCTTCAGCCAGGATGGCGTGGCACCCCGGTCTGTCACGGACGAGGGCTCGTCTGTCAATGGTCGACCTCGGCCGATCATGCCGGCCTTCCTAAACACTTCTATGCACG GTATTGAAGCCAAGTTTCAAGAGCTCACGTGGGCCGAGCGCAATCGCCTTGCCCAAGGCGCCAGACCTGATGCTCCTACCAACTTTAGATGGAGTTCCTTTAAGCAAACCGACGGCCTGCAGAGAGGAGTCATGGATCGGTACATAAACATTAAGCCTTGGAATCACAACAGGGTGAAGCTTCAAGTTCCCGAAGAGGAATTCGATTATGTGAACGCGTCAACCATAGTCCTCAACCCGTTGAGTGACAACTCTCTACCGCCGTTACGATATATTGCCATGCAAGGCCCAACACTGCCGTCATTCAACTACGTTTGGAGAATGGTCGCCGAGCAAACATCGTCCCCCGCTGTCATTGTCCAGCTCACAAGCATGACGGAAGGCGGAGCAATCAAATGCAACCAATATTTCCCCGACAGCAAGGAGGACGCGACGTGGGACTTGAACAAGGATAATATTTGGAATGATAACTGGAGAGCGCAGCTTTCATTCGAGTCTTTGGAGGAACTTGCGAACGGCGCAATCGAGAAGCGAAAACTACTACTTGATGTCGAAGGAGAGGCGGAACCGCGGATCGTGTGGCACTTGTTATATACACGTTGGCCCGATTATGGGGTCCCTACggtcgacgacatggacagcTTCTTTGAGTTGATGACCATCTCTCGAGATCATACCGAGCCGTCCAATCCCCGCATAATTCACTGTAGCGCTGGCGTTGGCCGTACCGGGACTTTTATTTCCTTGGAGCATCTAATGCGGGAATTGGACGGAGGCAAGCTCGAGGCGACTGAGACAAACTGCAAGACCCTGCCTGATCTCATTTATGATACTGTCGATAATCTGAGGCAACAGCGGCGTTGCATGGTTCAATCTGAGATCCAATACCGGTTCCTGTATGAGGTGATGAAGAAATTGTGGCAGGACAGGTATGGCGCTGTGCTGGACGGGCACGACGCTGACCGTACGGGGAACAGTGAGCCTGCGGCGAAGAGGCTAGAGGTGGCAGATTCCTTTCCTGTAAGTGACGATGACGACTCTACATGA
- the PRF1 gene encoding Prefoldin subunit 3, whose amino-acid sequence MATAGRAPASIGNDGTATNPRGIPNAPFVDRVEDYVATREEVEPTLRSFQEMISKYQFMEMNLQRRMAGLKDKIPEIQKTLDTVRFLKLRKDETEPIETTFELNETLYSRANVPATSEVYIWLGANVMLSYTTDEAETLLSSKLATAKTSLSHCEEDLDFLREQITTMEVATARVYNWEVVQKRKDKSGEEVTKGQSGEKTGPSKN is encoded by the exons ATGGCAACCGCAGGCagggcgccggcgtcaaT CGGCAACGATGGGACTGCCACCAACCCGCGCGGTATTCCCAACGCCCCTTTCGTGGACAGGGTCGAGGACTATGTCGCTACCCGGGAGGAAGTCGAGCCCACATTACGGAGCTTCCAGGAGATGATTTC GAAGTATCAGTTTATGGAAATGAATCTCCAGCGCCGAATGGCAGGTCTGAAAGACAAGATACCCGAGATCCAAAAAACATTAGATACAGTCAGGTTCTTGAAGCTCCGCAAA GACGAAACCGAACCCATAGAAACGACATTCGAACTCAACGAAACATTATATTCAAGAGCGAATGTCCCTGCAACGAGCGAGGTCTATATTTGGCTTGGG GCCAACGTGATGCTTTCATACACTACAGATGAAGCCGAGACGCTGTTGAGTTCAAAACTAGCCACTGCAAAGACAAGTTTGTCACACTGCGAGGAGGATTTGGATTTTTTACGCGAGCAGATCACC ACCATGGAAGTTGCGACAGCGAGAGTTTATAATTGGGAAGTGGTACAAAAGCGTAAAGACAAGTCAGGGGAAGAGGTTACCAAAGGTCAGTCCGGTGAGAAGACAGGCCCTTCTAAGAACTAG
- the Cog3 gene encoding Conserved oligomeric Golgi complex subunit 3: MYEDSWYSFVPEVPKKPAAPSQSQSHGRKESLLQQPNNSLHLSQGDVKDERTERLDHVFEELEDTNTPPEPTIIRRAASYTDFYYVVRAQLTKDGQRRRKKKPDKKSRAWEALLLKGEDDADRNYSASEPLDQAFERQLLEESQQEYLLYCDQLSLTERHLDGLIDDADATLALLTSLSDSFQSVDAQTTTFQAQCEGLLKEKQRLKTLADEVETDLYYYLYLDTATRRLNAPGASRLVDDEEFGTLIGNIDSCIDFMNRHETYRERDTYLARYSALLTKALHLLDHGFSTRLEKSSTEIARQVAAAASDSARHALAYGRFAEMIADTYSLLPNVQQVVRNAYDQYGRALESSTKADIYANSATNMFHTYLTTRDRDLKTITQRDLEEYQKAAKSLSVETASRNYVKQLFERIYNEDALFLKIFGIEPMWNTATTSAFQALKGINTMMVHPGHIAPLGNTMQSVLQTAKLESVCSVVGWLANEYSVAEQDEEESYSGRKHREYAARLLVDHLWPFTDNAFDAEITKSISKAALQDHDLKIGPVVDGVASSNAYPLVKKAIELLSKFDHAMPKERSSKNSSVVFNIVRETIRVLQRAEARIQSLKSGTDPDLFMVKNLLIVKNELVSLEIGDIRNHPQSMQHFGQIWDTLSPTNWVSFFGSILGGSIWSRGAPSVTAKTLTAEDMSEQLDELLRQSIYAFTKRWATLINDSTNRKTGVKPIAKVEAELESILDTAFSNQPEVIAKLKEAIKLNAQAQNNVKDEKQGVKRY; encoded by the exons ATGTATGAAGATTCGTGGTACAGTTTTGTGCCCGAAGTGCCAAAGAAACCAGCCGCGCCTTCCCAGTCCCAAAGCCATGGACGAAAGGAGTCGCTACTTCAACAGCCAAAT AACAGCTTACATCTATCGCAGGGCGATGTGAAGGACGAGCGGACCGAACGGCTAGACCATGTTTTTGAGGAGTTGGAAGACACTAATACTCCGCCGGAACCGACTATAATTCGCCGTGCCGCCTCATACACGGACTTTTACTACGTCGTTCGCGCCCAATTGACAAAGGATGGCCAACGGCGacgcaagaagaagcctgACAAGAAGAGTAGGGCATGGGAAGCGTTGCTGTTAAAGGGAGAGGACGATGCTGATAGAAATTACTCGGCATCTGAACCACTTGACCAGGCGTTTGAAAGGCAACTGTTAGAGGAGAGCCAACAAGAGTATTT ATTGTACTGTGACCAGCTTTCACTAACGGAACGTCATCTCGACGGTCTCAtagatgatgctgatgccacTCTAGCGCTTCTGACGTCTCTTTCGGACTCCTTCCAATCAGTGGATGCACAGACGACGACGTTTCAGGCCCAATGCGAAGGTCTTCTAAAAGAGAAACAACGATTGAAGACACTTGCAGATGAAGTTGAAACCGATTTATACTATTATCTCTACTTGGACACTGCAACCCGTCGGCTCAACGCTCCAGGCGCCAGTCGACTggtcgacgacgaagaaTTTGGCACACTGATCGGCAATATAGATTCTTGTATTGACTTCATGAACCGTCAC GAAACATATCGGGAACGCGACACGTACCTGGCGCGATACAGTGCGCTACTCACCAAGGCCTTGCATCTGTTGGATCATGGATTTTCCACTCGCCTGGAAAAGTCATCCACAGAGATTGCTCGTCAagttgcggcggcggcatccgACTCTGCTCGCCATGCTTTGGCATACGGTCGTTTTGCAGAGATGATTGCTGATACGTACTCACTGCTGCCCAACGTACAACAAGTTGTCCGGAATGCATACGACCAGTACGGTAGAGCCTTGGAATCTTCGACAAAGGCCGATATTTATGCCAATTCAGCCACAAACATGTTCCATACCTATTTGACCACGAGGGACCGAGATTTGAAAACAATAACCCAACGTGACCTGGAAGAGTACCAAAAGGCAGCCAAGAGCCTCTCGGTGGAAACAGCATCTCGCAACTATGTCAAGCAGCTTTTTGAAAGAATTTATAATGAGGACGCTTTGTTTTTGAAAATATTCGGCATAGAACCAATGTGGAATACAGCAACGACATCGGCCTTCCAAGCTCTCAAGGGAATCAACACAATGATGGTCCACCCAGGTCATATTGCGCCCCTTGGGAACACCATGCAGAGTGTTCTCCAAACAGCCAAGCTGGAATCGGTTTGCAGTGTTGTGGGGTGGCTGGCAAATGAATACTCGGTCGCTGAACAAGATGAGGAAGAGTCTTACTCTGGACGAAAACACCGCGAGTATGCGGCAAGATTACTTGTGGATCATCTTTGGCCATTCACCGACAATGCCTTTGACGCGGAAATTACAAAATCCATTTCCAAAGCCGCCCTACAAGACCATGATTTGAAAATTGGCCCAGTGGTGGACGGCGTTGCTTCGTCAAATGCTTATCCACTTGTCAAGAAAGCCATTGAGTTACTGTCCAAGTTTGACCACGCAATGCCAAAGGAACGCTCG TCCAAAAACAGCTCCGTCGTGTTCAATATTGTCCGCGAGACCATTCGAGTACTCCAGCGAGCTGAAGCAAGAATTCAGTCACTAAAGTCCGGCACGGATCCTGATCTCTTCATGGTGAAGAACCTTCTTATCGTAAAGAACGAATTGGTCTCCCTCGAAATAGGCGATATCCGTAATCATCCCCAATCTATGCAGCATTTTGGCCAGATATGGGATACCTTGAGCCCAACAAACTGGGTAAGCTTCTTTGGCAGTATTCTTGGGGGGTCAATCTGGTCAAGAGGCGCGCCATCCGTAACAGCCAAAACGCTCACGGCAGAGGATATGAGTGAGCAGCTGGACGAATTGCTCCGACAATCAATCTATGCATTCACAAAGCGGTGGGCAACGCTAATTAACGATTCAACGAACCGCAAAACCGGGGTCAAACCGATTGCCAAGGTGGAGGCTGAGCTGGAGTCTATTCTTGATACGGCATTCAGTAATCAGCCTGAAGTGATTGCGAAGCTCAAGGAAGCTATCAAGCTCAATGCGCAAGCGCAAAATAATGTAAAAGATGAAAAACAAGGTGTGAAACGGTATTAG
- the YMC1 gene encoding Mitochondrial glycine transporter YMC1 yields the protein MAAVEVEEMQGGGLQTAKDLFSGAVGGVAQVLIGQPFDIVKVRLQTTNQYSGAVHAAASIYRNEGALAFYKGTLTPLLGIGACVSIQFGAFHAARRWFEARNAADRGLKANGLSYGQYFAAGAFAGVSNAALSTPIEHIRIRLQSQPHGDARLYAGPWDCVRKLSAHQGLLRGIYRGTAVTVYREAAAYGAWFTAFEYLMNRDAARNGVDRKEIPAWKIALYGGLAGEALWLASYPFDVIKSKMQTDGFGPDQKYPTMRSCFAATWRADGFKGFWRGIWPTLFRAMPVSAGTFAVVEMTMRAIN from the exons ATGGCTGCAGTCGAAGTCGAGGAGATGCAGGGCGGAGGGCTGCAGACCGCCAAGGACCTGTTCTCAGGTGCCGTGGGAGGAGTTGCACAGGTCTTGATCG GCCAGCCCTTTGACATTGTCAAGGTCCGACTTCAGACCACCAACCAGTACTCGGGCGCGGTgcacgccgccgcctccatctaCAGAAACGAGGGCGCCCTCGCCTTCTACAAGGGAACCCTCACGCCGCTGCTGGGCATCGGCGCCTGCGTCTCCATCCAGTTCGGTGCCTTCCACGCCGCGCGCCGGTGGTTCGAGGCTCGCAACGCCGCCGACCGGGGCCTCAAGGCCAACGGCCTGAGTTACGGGCAGTACTTTGCCGCGGGCGCCTTCGCGGGCGTCTCCAACGCGGCGCTGTCGACGCCCATAGAGCACATCCGCATCCGCCTGCAGAGCCAGCCGCACGGCGATGCGCGCCTCTACGCCGGGCCCTGGGACTGCGTCCGCAAGCTCAGCGCGCACCAGGGCCTCCTCAGAGGCATCTACCGCGGCACCGCCGTCACCGTCTACCGCGAGGCCGCCGCCTACGGGGCCTGGTTCACCGCCTTCGAGTACCTCATGAACCGCGACGCCGCCCGCAACGGCGTCGACCGCAAGGAGATCCCCGCCTGGAAGATTGCCCTCTACGGCGGCCTGGCCGGCGAGGCGCTCTGGCTCGCGAGCTACCCCTTCGACGTCATCAAGAGCAAGATGCAGACGGATGGCTTCGGCCCCGACCAAAAGTACCCGACTATGCGCAGCTGCTTTGCTGCTACCTGGCGAGCCGATGGCTTCAAGGGCTTCTGGAGAGGCATCTGGCCGACTCTGTTCCGTGCCATGCCCGTCAGCGCTGGTACCTTTGCCGTTGTGGAAATGACCATGAGAGCCATCAACTAG